The nucleotide window ATGtacccaaaaacaaaaaagtgacataGAACAACCGTGACCAATCAGCAGAACCAtaacataaagaaaaaacaagaaattaatCTCAATAATGTGCAATGTTATGTTTTTATGCACTCTGTACAACTTTCTTTGCAATGAATAGGTTTACCTGAAGTTTTTATGTCAATCTGGTTATCACTGTTGTCCATTTTCACTGCTGAATAATTCTAACAATACAGAAAGGAATACTATTACTTTCATAATACACCCATCCATTACAAAATTGTCCCATAAAGAAATTCCAGTTGTAATGGGACTGTTTTAACACCattgtagatagatagatagatagatagatagatagatagatagatagatagataaaattTGATTATCTTTCTCCACCTTTGCCAATGCTTTCTGCACTTCCTTTTCAACTGTTTTGGAAGACATGTTTTGATAACATGGacatttataatacaaatatatagtAGTAGTACTAAAGTTCACAGAAGCACTATGTTTGTCACTCTGCAAAGCGCAAAAACACTATGGTCTCAGTGGTGTGGTATAGCAttactaaaaatgttttatgctaGATGATATTCTTTTGATCACAATATTAAGACTTTATTTATGGTAGTACTCATTGTTTCCACTGTAATTTAGAGCCAGTTTAGACCAATGAAGGAAAAACTTTAATGGTTCGAGACACTATATGCGTAACTCTGTCCCAAAATGTTTGATAGAAGCAACAATGCCACTGTACAGAACAAAGTACCCACTGTTTAAGTAAAATGACCGCATAACTGACAAAACTGCGGCTGTGCCGAATAATATGCCCATTGAATGAAAAAGGGGCATTCTTATATGTTGttgttgcatatttcattgTTCAGGACTGCATTATAACAAATCTGATTGtatattaaaatttcaaaatactCATAATTGTAAAGATTTTCTGCATatctatttttataaaatgtaagcttgccaaaacaaaataaatttctcaGTTTGCCAGCAGAACGTCATTTAATGGGTACCTATAGATATAATGAAgaattaacattacatttagctgatgattttctccaaagcaacttataattatttacttagttaggtaattttactagctgggggtgcgatggcgcagtgggttggactgggtcctgctctccagtgggtctagggttcaagtcccgcttggggtgccttgcgatggactggtgtcccgtcctgggtgtgtcccttcagccttatgccctgagttgctgggttaggctccggttccccgtgacccccatatgggacaagtggttcagaaagtgtgtgtgtaattttactacaCTAATTGAGAACAAGAACCTCTCTgtggtactaaagctggaggtgggaagtGAATCCAcaacctttgtatccaaaggcagcagctctaaccactacactacctgcagtCCCTATCATTACCGATCAATTAATCAATATTACATTACTGTTTAAGTACTGGCAGAAAAATGTGGATCTTAACTATACCTGTATGATAGGCATAACTTTGTTTATGAACGTCTTCTGCTTCTGCTCCATCTGAAGGGTGTTTTTTTCAACATCACACAGGACCTCCTTGCCGTCTATCTGCACAAAATGGAGGAAAAATCATAGCAGTCACTTTCACCATAATGTGAACATCAGTCTGATTTTTACTTTGAGGTGTGGTGTTCCTGTACTGATAGCACACAATGTGACTACCCTGCAACTAGTAATCAATAGAATTCTAAGCAAAGTTACATCCTCAGAAAGAccacatattaaaaattcaagagAATGACAGCAAGAATAGCTGTTTGTATTGTGTTAAATTGTGAGTAAGAAAACTACCTGTTCTagcctctctctttctgtggTGACATCCACCTTCAAAACATGAAAGGGAGTAACTACTTCCCCCATGGTCAGGTGAACTGGCTCTGTCTCAAACACCAAGCCATCACTGTCCCCCTCCTTGAAGCCAGGGGGCTGATATTCATGAGGCGTTACTGAAAAACAGAGACTCAATACTGAGAATACTATTACCTATTTTTGCATCTCCTCAACCTAGCAAAATGGTTATATTTCAGTCAAGGTCAATGCATTAGAAATGTATATTCATTTGTGATAAACTATACAGTTTAACAATGGCTAGTATATTGGGTTTATCCAAATTAGCTAGCTAACAAGCAAAATAgacaacagaaaacaagcaaactgtGCAAACATCATAAATCGGCTCATACAATCATTTTCTCATGTATAGAATTTGTCTTGATTTTTCAGTATATTATTTTGAACATATTATACCTGTGACATCAACAAATCACTTTGTGTGGCaatcaaaatgttttatgtagAAGCCAACAGGATTACCATCATCATAGTAGGAGAGCTTCATATTGAGGTACACATCGTCAGGCAAGGGTCCCAGATTCTGCATTAGTGTATAAAGCTTGCGAACTAGAAGGATGCTGCCTTTCCTTGTGTCACTGGAGCCCATCTTCAGTATTTTCTTGTTGCTAAAAAATACTGAGCTTGTTTTTAATCATTCTTTACATGGCATACAGTTTCCAGTTGAAGAAAAGAATGGTACACTGGCTCTCCAACTTACGAACACAAGTGCAACCAGAAATCTCTTGGTAGCTTAATTTGTTCGTAAGTCCAaggtcacttttaccactgtCATAATGTacatcatacatacatacatcccttcatttattcattattaggTTTTGTAAACCATTATgcaaaactataataaatactCTAACACTACCAGTCTTGGATatataacaacaataaatacaaatataatttcAAACTCCTATACAACGTCAGTTGTTCACTAATTTGACCCAAATATGCTTAATATTTCTcattactgtaaatactgtaagcAAGAAGAATTAAGATGTTCCTATACTCTAGTTTTGTCTGGGTGTGTTTTACgaccaaataaaaacaaacagaatttcagaaaatacaacagaaaataaagtggggaaaaaatgtttgtatcttggaAAATCTGAAAGTCAAACATTCACAAAGTCAGTGTAGCCAGAAGTTACAAAGGCCTACGCTTCAAAGTCCACTTGAGGTCCCTTTTCAGTGTACTGTACTCCAAACTGGTAGCATTCTGTGACTTtctataacaaaataaatgtttttcttagaaTTGTACAAaaggaatgtacagtataatactATTTCTCATTTTACATTGGGTTCTCATTGGCCACGTAAAGCTGATTAACAATGAACGTCTTTACTGAAAACTACAAATGTCCATGCTTTATTAACAACACAGCATTACTGAATAAAACCTTTATTACCTGTGGATTCTCTGGATCAGTATAAATCTATggtaaaaggggaaaaaattatttatattctaactttagaaaaataaataactgaaaagttaaaattatgaatcagttttaattaaaacatactTACAGACAGGACAACCATTCGCAACTGTgagaaaaatcaaagaaaaaaaactttttattcaGAAAGAATGTAATTCCATTGCTCTGTATCTCAGAGTCACATTTCTGTACTCTGTATGTACCCTCATATAGTTTCCCTCAGGATCAATTAAATTTATAACTATGTATATCACCTTTTACTATAGTTATTAATTCAatccaagaaaaacaaaccagaaaTGTTTCACAACCTTTGCCTTAAAGATACAGAGTTGATTTAGGCATTTCATCATCATGATTTATTAAAGCGGATGCCTTTACTTTCAGCTAATTAAATAACCAACAGTCTAAGGAAGAATCTGAACACACTGTCAATACAACAGACTCAACAGTGTACATTCATTTGACTCAAAACATTGGAGGTCagcattttaaattacaaagggttgcaaagacagaaaaactgaacatataaatttcaattttttcccaaattaaaagaaaaatccccAAAATTATGCAACATAGAAATCACAAGTATCCTTTTTCAAAGAAAGCAATTTGGGACTGCAGCAGATCAAGATGTAATTGATACAAGTCAACCCTTTTATACAACAGTTTGAGAAAGATGATACTGACAGCGGAAAACAAAACGGAATGGACTTGAATTTACTGATTTAGTTATCTTTTGTAAATTTGTTACACTGCAATAATCTTTACATGTACTTTTCTTGTAAACATAGTTTTGGGGAATTACCCTGGTAAATCACAGGATCTAAAATGAAGACGAGAACTCAAAAGTTCCCTGTCTACAcataaaaaactaaattcacttacatattttttctgaaGGGCATCAAAGCATCCATGCATCCTGAATAAGATAAATAAGAACTAAAATTGTAGcgattttaattttatattttaatttaacagcCAGTTAAAACTGATTCCAGTCATAGTATGTGGTGCAATTTTTCCACTACATTAATCACATTCAAGTGGTTTCAAATGAAAGTGtaggcaaaaagaaaaactgattatcttcagtgctgcttgaaagtatgtgaacccctcgtgtcctttagttttaccacaaaatcattaATAAGAACCAGCCTTTCTCATCTgtcataataggtgtgtaattatcaAGTCCATATGTTGATTTAGAGTTTTTGTGTGCAATAGCAGAactgaagtagtgcaggtgcaaaattAAGTGAACATCAAGTTGCATTGGCTAAACCAAATAGGTAAGGGAAATCacgtgtgtaaatcataatcctTTAACTTCAGTTTAATATTTGGATTTTataagttttaatatttttacaagaataatgatcatATTTTCAAGTAGCACTATATACcacatatatttaaatgataGCATTATATCAAATCACATATTCAAGGATTTTATTAGTTGTCAGGGAGTCTCTCAGTCATAAATGTGCTattcaaaatatgaattaaGAAACTGAACTTATAGATGTCTACTGATGTGATTTTGGCCTAGGGCAATGGTAGCATTAGCTAATTGTGTTGCCTTCCAGTGGCTGTTAGCTCTAGTGTTACAATGCATGACCTGCATTATCAAACAGTTGCTTAAGTCTGAAGAGTTCATGTATGCTTCCTCAGTGGTTATTTGTGGCTGTAGACAGAAACAAAATTGACAGCCAAGCAGCAGACATTACTgccattttaaactgaaaataattagcTGCAGATGCTTAGTGTTTCCAACCAGCATCTGACCCCACACCAAATACTTGTTTTGTACTGAAGTGTGTATTCCATTACCCAAAGCTACTTGAGTTTAAAGAACATGCACCCCATAAAATATGTTAatacaacttttttaaaaaaaccattaCCCACTGTTCCATTTCTGAAATAACTAACCACTGAACAATTTGTCTGGCCCCTGGGCAGCTTCGGTCCTCCCTAAGTATCATCACTTTCTGCTCTGCAAATCAATGCACACAAAGGCCAACATAAATCAATGGTACAGTCCAAGGGCCTAACAAGCAGTCAATGCCGTTTACTCCATAACATCGATAAAGAGCTTATTCATCCTCATCTTTTTATTTAGCACAGCCAttataagaaaatataaatgttgaaaTACACCAAATGAAAATACAGGCTTTATTACTACACATCCTACCAGGATATTAAATGTCTGTTGACCTAACTGTGTGTCAACATGCTTTACCTTCTACATATTTGCTTCCATATGCTTTTTCGGGAAACAGGCCCCTGAGGTAAGTGATGCAGGATACTGCTACAGCAAGCAGCTTCTTCACTGCAATCAAGGACTGCTGTTCTGTGGTCACTACCTCTGAGAGCAGCTGAGCACTCTGCAAAGGAATACATGAGAAAGCGAGACAACAGCACAAAGTAGTCCAGTTTTTAAGATCGGGAATGTCATCCCATTTGTCACTTTACCATACTctgctgcattaaaaatacTGACATACAGCACTAGAGCAGCAAGTAGCATTGTGTTTGAAGCAGGCAGATCCACCGCCTTGAATTCTAAAGACTCGGGGTCTaaccccacctgctgctgtagttccctATCAAGaaacttaccttgaattgctccaatacaaaaaacacagctgtataaacaggtaaatcatacAGGAACTGTAATGTtagaagtgactttggaggaaaaggagatatatgtatatagacaCACTTTGCAGATGTCTGGATTTAAAAAACCTTTAGAAAGCAAATACAAGCCTTATGAACCTAGTttcaaatatatgaaaatatagaCTATATAAAACAAGGATTTTAGTGCCTTACTGCAGGTATACTTCTAGGACATAATGtttgaaatataattaaaccagggcagctggtagtgtggtggttagtgctgttgccttcagacccaaaggttgcaggtttgattccccccctccagctgcagtactcctgagcaaagtacttccccAAAATCACTCCAGtcacattacccagctgtataaatgggtaaatagtgtaattgtaggtagattagcactgtaagttgctttagaagaaagcatcagctaaataaataaaaaatgtaattgatttCCCCTGAAACAATCCAATTTTAAGGCACTTCAAACATAATCATTATGTTTGTCCATTTTTCACCACCCACTGTTGGACAAATATACCTACAGTAGACATGAACTCACACTATTTTTGTTTTCGTGTACTTTTTTtgcaagaaagagagagaaacttGGTAACGCGTTAAGGTTTTGTTGGCGTTCCCTGACAATCACAATGATCTACCTGAGAAGTCCTGGAGCGCGACACACAAGCCATGGTGAAGCGAGCAAACCTCGATAGGAAAGGCTGCAGACAGTATGAAAAGACACAAGAATTTTGGTTTACAGTTGGGCTTAGAATATGAACTACTAAATACGAGAGTGACCTGTGCCGGTTAcgaataaaaatgagaaatatgcATATTAGTCAACCCAAAAGGTCTTAAGACTTATGAATTTCACAGCCAAATTTTGACCTGGCACCTCCGCCTAGCGAAAACCGAACTGTCAACAGGCAGTAGACAGGATTCTATAGTTTCTCTTCGATGCAACATTTGGGAATATTCAAGTCAGTTAAACATTTAATCAGAGCAGTTATGTTATTTATGAAGCTTAATGtaacttaaaatgaaaagtgattACTTTTCTAAAACCACCAGGATTAGTCCGCTTCCCACCAACAGCCGCTCGTTGCTGAAGTTTCGCGCCACTTCTGTTCTCGACCCAATAAGAAACGCCGCGAGACAGTCCACAATGGTGGCGCACGTGTGTTAGAAACCGGCGGGAAGAGCCAATAGCCAGTCGCCACAGTCCACATATTACACACAAGTGTCAGTAGCTGCTCCCAACAGTCCACCTTCGCTTTCCCATGTAAATCGATGTACTTATCTGCACAATAAGTAAGACCTGCTGTGTTCACACTCCCTCCAACATCTGAAAGATTGAGAAAGCTGCCTGTTTTTGTTGTATCGATTCAGGACGGACGGTgatcaaggatgctacagcagcGACAGTGGAGTGGTCTTCAACTGACAAACTGTTAGGTTATAAAGCACTGCCTACACCACAATACGCGGTATTTCCTGTCACCTCACACTTTGTAAATCATTCTATAAACATTCACTTGGGACTATATCGCCATTTATGacgtcttttttttctttacacataCGATATTATGAATTCGATTGCCAAGAAAGATTCGTAAATACATGCAcacgtacatttatttaaaaacgaTTCGTTAAAAAATACATCTgttaataaattcaaaattatttttaaaaatcaacaaaGACTAttcttttgaataaataaacatgatgTATGTAATAAACTATAAACTTATTAAACAATCACCGACGCAGGTAACGTTTTATTCCTTCTTTATACGTATTGCAGAAGTCATACAGTAGGCCTTGTAGCCGTGAATAATTGAAACACCAAATTAACACTACACTACAGTACACATCTGAATTAATCAAGTACGTAATCGACTGCTAGCAAGTGTGACTGTATAGTAATAATTACTATCCGACACAAGGGGAAACATTTATTAGAAATGTATACAAATTTCATTACAACAACAGTGGACACTTTCGAGATTATCTGCTTTTACGTGGTTGAAGGTATAAAACTGTCTAAcgaagtaaacaaaaatatacacataatcatgcgaaataaaaaaatataaattgaatcTACATAAACGAGGTTCAGGTATAAACTCGTGTCGTAATTACTCAAGACAAGCATAGCTGGAAATAACTTTTTTAGACAAATCATTGGCTTTTTCCACGCTCTCGAAAGGGTTTCCCTTCGTCCTATTGGTTACTGTACGCGCCTCTCATGACTCGCGATCCCGCACGGTGACGTCACTGTCGTCTTGCGCCATTTTATACAGAATAAAGAAATAGTACGGACGACGGACGCGTATTGGGCTTTGGGGGTAGGGGTAAACCCTTGTATTCAATTTTTGGAAGGCACGAAGAAATAGCCGTAGGTTAGGTTAAGTATGTCTACGGAAAATCAGGAAACTGAGGCTCAGTTTGAGTCTGAGGAGGAAAAACAGGTGGGTCTATTTATGTACTCAGGTGGTGTGTACgatctgtgtgaaaatgtaacgGTAGCTAACGGGCGCAGACACTAATTTTATTTATGCGATTAACTTAATCAAGTCAGTTCCCGTAGATCTTTAAAGCAACCCGCTTGTAATCTGCAGAATCTCctatgtttttcaaaatgtcttGTTCGACTGCTCCTGTAGCTCAGACTGAAGAAAGAATCTTGCTTGAGTTTCCGCTCATCTGATTGGTTTGCGCTGCCATCTGTCAAATGAACACATATCTGATTGGTCTGTGTCGTAAAAGTGCGCAAACGTCTTCCGGTTTAGTTTGAACACAAAAGCCGAATTGCCACAAAGCAAAGGTCGTGATGCCATGTACCTCGTTGTTTTTGGAAGGGTGCTCCATGAATTAAGCtacagtttttatttactttatgaGGTTGCATTTGGCCGCGGTGTTCGTTTATAAGAACGTTTGCAAATACTCCACTGCTCAGTGTCCACTTGGCATGTTGGGTTGCACTGCCAGCAGTGCCAGTGGTTCTGAGCCTGCTGTCCTGGAATTGGGGGGCATGagctgggtacaccctggacaggacatcaaaTCCACGAAGGGCAATCTCCCACTAATACATGCACAAATGACAAGAGTCACTAACACACCTGAAACATTTCTGTGGATCAGGTGGGACAAAACCAGCGCACCTGGAGTCCGGGAGGACGTGCATACGAGCGCAGGTAGCATGTACAAACAGCTGGATTCAAACATGTATCTGAACTGATAACCCAGGAGGAGGTGTGAGGCGTTTGCACTACCTTCTGTACCctacacgcacattgtctgaagctgcttttctcaagcggggtcatggcgaactggagcctaacccagcaacacagggcgtaaggttggagggggaggggacacacccaggacgtgacgccagtccgtcacaaggcaccacaagtaggacttgaaccccagacctgccagagagcaggatctggtcaaacccgctgtgtcaccgcaGCCCCCCCGCTGTAGCACCCAATACATAAagttattttccagttttgctGCTTCTAAGGGataggaaacaaaaaaatgtgttacaaatATAGTTCTGTGGTTGGGAATCTATTGTCACAGGCCTGAAAGTATCAGAAGAGACCTGGATTCTTTATTAGTGTAACCATAATAGAATGTAGTTTCAACAGAAAATGCCACAAAGCTATGGAAACATTCAGTGTAGCATAAGATTAACACAGTAacatattaagaattatttggCAATGGTTTTCTTTATGTTCAAATGTCAAGGTACTAATTCACCTTAAAATACGTACTTTCTTTTTGTggtgaatatatattttttggatGATATGTAATTATCATGACAGTGTGTTAATGTACACCTTGGGTAATTTAAATGGTCTAGTGACTGAGGAATTTTTAATTCAAGTTTAAATTGGTTTATAAAGCACACAGgttttgtgtatgtatattattgTGCTAATATGGTAATGCTTTTGAGCAAGTTAAATCTTTGAGTGCTTCTCATGCTTTGATGCTGTTAAAGTTAACAGTTGAAGGTTTCCTGCACCAATTTTCAGTGTAGACAGTCAATTTTTATTTGATACAGAATGAAGTAGTTAAGGGTCATGTCAATTGAGCAAACAGCTAGAGGTTACTATCTTTTAAAGTATtcttacatgattttttttctcttttacaaCAGGATTCTCAGGAAAAGAATTCTAATCCAGTGAAGGCAGAGGAGGCCAAGCTGAAAGCCAAGTACCCAAACCTGGGCCAAAAGCCCGGAGGTTCTGACTTCTTGATGAAAAGACTACAAAAGGGCGTAAGTGGGAAAACTGGAAGCTTTCCGGTGCATCTCCTTGTAAATGTGTATTATGAATGTATGTTCCACCCATGGTACACGAGTAGTGTTTGTTTATAGGTACTGTGTTGAATGGCTGTACAATTTGATGAGCTCAGGCAAAGCTTAAAAATTTTTGAGAAACTTAGATTGACTTTTAGTTTTGCAAGATAGAAGGTTAACAGATGTGTTTTACATTAACGTAGTAATATAGATTTTGGATTgaattgtttttcagtgtgtgtgataatacGTTATCATCTATTTCTATTTCTCCTGAACAGCAAAAGTACTTTGACTCAGGCGATTACAATATGGCCAAGGCCAAGATGAAGAACAAGCAACTACCTGCAGCCGGGCCAGATAAGAACCTGGTGACAGGGGACCACATTCCAACACCACAGG belongs to Scleropages formosus chromosome 18, fSclFor1.1, whole genome shotgun sequence and includes:
- the ensab gene encoding endosulfine alpha b, coding for MSTENQETEAQFESEEEKQDSQEKNSNPVKAEEAKLKAKYPNLGQKPGGSDFLMKRLQKGQKYFDSGDYNMAKAKMKNKQLPAAGPDKNLVTGDHIPTPQDLPQRKSSLVTSKLVG
- the hormad1 gene encoding HORMA domain-containing protein 1, producing the protein MACVSRSRTSQSAQLLSEVVTTEQQSLIAVKKLLAVAVSCITYLRGLFPEKAYGSKYVEEQKVMILREDRSCPGARQIVQWMHGCFDALQKKYLRMVVLSIYTDPENPQKVTECYQFGVQYTEKGPQVDFEANKKILKMGSSDTRKGSILLVRKLYTLMQNLGPLPDDVYLNMKLSYYDDVTPHEYQPPGFKEGDSDGLVFETEPVHLTMGEVVTPFHVLKVDVTTERERLEQIDGKEVLCDVEKNTLQMEQKQKTFINKVMPIIQNYSAVKMDNSDNQIDIKTSVQVSCQEQKIYKETKDNSLCCQKAENEECSTARKHKTKENELKSPFTLPVSQEASIPKRRKFSEPKERY